In Macadamia integrifolia cultivar HAES 741 chromosome 1, SCU_Mint_v3, whole genome shotgun sequence, a single window of DNA contains:
- the LOC122083167 gene encoding double-stranded RNA-binding protein 3-like, whose translation MFLSRTFNSDIRTVTLRKMAAALASPSTSKLSVPEHVLHKNRLQEYTQRSAIPLPIYQTINEGSPHAPRFRSTVVVDGASYVSTDTFSQRKEAEQAVAKYALELISEKIKNEGCALIVEVCAVCVFVLTYIRYECPIWTSTSSFFWKFDYAIDI comes from the exons GACGCTGAGGAAAATGGCTGCAGCACTGGCATCTCCTTCAACCTCCAAGCTCA GTGTGCCAGAACATGTATTGCATAAAAACCGCTTGCAAGAATATACCCAAAGATCAGCTATTCCCCTGCCAATATATCAAACCATCAATGAAGGATCACCCCATGCTCCAAGGTTTAGATCTACTGTCGTGGTTGATGGTGCTTCATATGTATCAACGGACACATTTTCACAACGCAAAGAAGCAGAACAGGCTGTTGCCAAATATGCCCTTGAGCTTATAtcagaaaagataaagaatgaAGGATGTGCACTAATTGTTGAGGTGTGCGCAGTATGTGTATTTGTTTTGACTTACATTAGATATGAATGCCCAATTTGGACTAGTACAAGTTCATTCTTTTGGAAATTTGATTATGCTATTGATATTTAA